GCTCTTGCTCCGCGATGCGCACCGTGGCCCCGTCGCGCAGCCCAGCCTGGCTCAGCGCCCGAAATAGGCCCGCGCGCCCCAGGCGGTGGTGGAAGTACCGGCTGGCGTCGCGGGTGGAGAAGTCGCTCTGCAGCATGATGCGCTCCACCTCCGTGCCGCTGGCCTCCCACGCGCCCTCCGCCAGCCGCTGCACCTCCAGGGGCCGCTCGGGGGGCAGCGGCAGCTCCTCGTACAGATCGGGCGCCTCGGTCAACGCTGCGGGCCGGGCCTGCTGCAGGCGCCGGAAGGTCGCGTTGAGCAACTCCGGCAGCCCCTCCCCGGTGGCGGCGGAGATCGCCAGGCCGGGCTCGCCCCGGCGGGCGAGTTCCTCCTGCAAGCGCGGCAGGTTCTCCCGGGCGGCGGGCAGGTCCAGCTTGGTGAGGACCACCATCTGCGGCAGCGCCGCCACCTGGGGGTCATAGGCCTGCAGTTCCGCGTTGATCGCCTGGTAGTCCTTCAGGGGGGCCCGGCCCTCCACCGCGGCGGCGTCCACCAGGTGCAGCAGCAGCCGCGCTCGCCGCACGTGGCGCAGGAAGCGGTCTCCCAGCCCCACGCCCCGGTGGGCGCCCTCGATCAGCCCCGGCAGGTCCGCCACCACGAACTCCCGCTCCGTATCCAGGCGCACCACGCCCAGTTGCGGTTCCAGGGTGGTGAAGGGGTAGGCGGCGATCTCGGGCCGGGCGTTTGTGAGCCGTGCGAGGATGGAGGACTTGCCGGCGTTGGGCATCCCGGCCAGCCCCACGTCGGCGATGAGCTTCAACTCGAGCTGGAGCTCGAAGGCTTCCCCCACCCCGCCGGGGGTGGAGATGCGCGGGGCCTGTCTCGTCGAGGTGGCGAAGTGGACGTTGCCCTTTCCGCCGCGGCCGCCTCGGGCGATGAGAACCCGCTTGCCGTCCTCGTCGAGATCGGCCACGAGGATGTTCTCGGGCAGGCGGTACGCCTGGGTGCCCACGGGGCAGAGAATGACCAGGTTCTCCCCCGAGGCGCCCGTCCGACGCTGCTTGGCACCGAGCTTGCCGTCGTGTGCGATATACCTCGGCCGGTAGCGGAAACCGATGAGAGTGTTGAGTCCGTAGGTGCCCGCGAGGGAGACCGAACCGCCGCGGCCGCCGTCTCCGCCGTCGGGACCGCCCCGGGGGACGTACTTCTCCCGGCGGAAGCTGACGACGCCGTCGCCGCCCGAACCGCTGCACACGGAAATCTTGGCCCGGTCTATGAACATATTAAAAAACCCCGTCCGGGGTTTTTAAAAAAGAGCGTCTCGTTCTTCTCAAACCGCATCCCGGCACCGCCACTGTACTCCCCAGTCACCTGACCGTCACGGAGATGTAGCGGCGGTCGCGGCGGCGGTAGTAGTCCACCACGCCGTCGAAGAGGGCGAACACGGTGTTGTCCCTCCCCAAACCGGCGCCGGGGCCGGGGAAGAACTCCGTCCCCCGCTGCCGGACGAGGATGGACCCGCCGGTGACGAATTGCCCCGCGAAGCGCTTGCACCCGAGCCGCTTGGACTCTGAATCGCGTCCGTTCCTGGAAGAGCCGCCCGCTTTCTTGTGAGCCATACCACCCCACCCATCGGGAAGGCAAGGGGTTTAAACGAGCGAAGCGAGTAATGCTCCGGCAAAACCCCTTGTCTATCTTTTTCGAGGCGTAGTTTAGCCAGATGCCGGGCG
This DNA window, taken from bacterium, encodes the following:
- the obgE gene encoding GTPase ObgE, with translation MFIDRAKISVCSGSGGDGVVSFRREKYVPRGGPDGGDGGRGGSVSLAGTYGLNTLIGFRYRPRYIAHDGKLGAKQRRTGASGENLVILCPVGTQAYRLPENILVADLDEDGKRVLIARGGRGGKGNVHFATSTRQAPRISTPGGVGEAFELQLELKLIADVGLAGMPNAGKSSILARLTNARPEIAAYPFTTLEPQLGVVRLDTEREFVVADLPGLIEGAHRGVGLGDRFLRHVRRARLLLHLVDAAAVEGRAPLKDYQAINAELQAYDPQVAALPQMVVLTKLDLPAARENLPRLQEELARRGEPGLAISAATGEGLPELLNATFRRLQQARPAALTEAPDLYEELPLPPERPLEVQRLAEGAWEASGTEVERIMLQSDFSTRDASRYFHHRLGRAGLFRALSQAGLRDGATVRIAEQE
- the rpmA gene encoding 50S ribosomal protein L27, with translation MAHKKAGGSSRNGRDSESKRLGCKRFAGQFVTGGSILVRQRGTEFFPGPGAGLGRDNTVFALFDGVVDYYRRRDRRYISVTVR